The proteins below come from a single Thermococcus sp. genomic window:
- a CDS encoding LEA type 2 family protein, protein MIKKLIGIITLIIILWGVYIAYSVTSSPPVFKARWGQVTEEKTEIVITGEFQRPLLVPAKLDNLTMYFTGVKVAELEKFDYNPLQPNVTLVIALSNPNLIRAFANYLNGGQKGYFEIDIAGKALSVIPFNFKVKENFTMDILDKLNFTAESKPVLGGLAETPALLGTKVRWLGEEKNKGRLDVEMLLYNPNSFPIPVTNLTFNLYANGIEIGTGYLKEGKIIPANGYAKLDAIVVIDENQLPKVWAIHVRNGERSKVDVEIMLSANLAGRSLEIPLKTESVEVQTHIMEDINKALENITRR, encoded by the coding sequence ATGATAAAGAAACTCATCGGGATAATAACCCTAATTATAATCCTCTGGGGAGTATACATCGCCTACTCAGTTACGAGCTCACCGCCCGTCTTTAAGGCCCGCTGGGGCCAAGTCACCGAGGAAAAGACGGAGATAGTAATCACAGGAGAGTTCCAGAGGCCCCTTCTGGTTCCGGCAAAGCTCGACAACCTGACGATGTACTTCACCGGCGTCAAGGTCGCGGAGCTGGAGAAGTTCGACTACAATCCACTTCAGCCAAACGTCACGCTTGTCATTGCCCTCAGCAACCCAAACCTGATTAGGGCATTCGCCAACTACCTGAACGGGGGACAGAAGGGATACTTTGAGATAGACATAGCCGGAAAGGCTCTGAGCGTCATACCCTTCAACTTCAAGGTGAAGGAAAACTTCACAATGGACATCCTCGACAAGCTAAACTTCACGGCCGAGAGCAAACCTGTCCTCGGAGGACTGGCTGAAACACCAGCGCTCCTTGGAACGAAGGTTAGGTGGCTCGGCGAAGAAAAGAACAAAGGCCGTCTGGACGTTGAGATGCTCCTCTACAACCCGAACTCGTTCCCAATCCCAGTAACAAACCTAACCTTCAACCTCTACGCGAACGGAATCGAAATTGGAACAGGCTACCTCAAGGAGGGCAAGATTATCCCGGCGAACGGTTATGCGAAGCTCGACGCCATAGTGGTGATAGACGAGAACCAACTGCCCAAGGTCTGGGCAATCCACGTCAGGAACGGGGAGAGGAGCAAAGTCGACGTTGAAATAATGTTGTCAGCAAACCTCGCCGGAAGGAGCCTAGAGATACCGCTGAAAACGGAGAGCGTGGAGGTGCAGACTCACATCATGGAGGACATCAACAAAGCACTGGAGAACATCACGAGGAGATGA
- a CDS encoding ubiquitin-like small modifier protein 1 produces MRVTVRYFARYRSLVGKSEEELEVPDGITVRELIEILKERHPVLKNEVFAEEDDLADVNVSRNGRYVRFDEVLRDGDIIAIFPPVSGG; encoded by the coding sequence ATGAGGGTCACCGTCCGCTACTTCGCGCGCTATCGCTCCTTGGTTGGCAAAAGCGAGGAGGAACTTGAGGTTCCAGACGGGATAACCGTTAGGGAACTCATCGAGATTCTCAAGGAGAGGCACCCGGTTTTGAAAAACGAGGTCTTCGCTGAGGAGGATGACTTGGCCGATGTGAACGTCTCCAGAAACGGCCGTTACGTTCGCTTCGACGAGGTTCTCAGGGATGGGGACATAATAGCTATATTCCCCCCGGTGAGCGGTGGTTGA
- a CDS encoding RsmB/NOP family class I SAM-dependent RNA methyltransferase, which translates to MEGSGKSSTFEAFPVELKDYYRKLFGSEAEEIMASLRTPVEKYYIRVNTLKTSREKLMRILRREGLKPRRSPYLKEGIYFEREGPNFEDNYDPGLPVVRANKFASESVYQGAHLYAPGVLQANKGIKPGDEVEIRDPRGLLVGIGIARMSGKEMVVSTRGLAVEVTLPKFKLPSLNELESFKEGLFYAQSLPSMVTARVLEPSEEDLIIDMAAAPGGKTSHIAQLMQNRGEIIAIDKSRNRLRKMEEELNRLGVKNVKIIRMDARKLPELGIKADKILLDAPCTALGIRPKLWESRTPRDIKATAKYQRAFIWAAIKSLRKDGVLVYSTCTISLEENEANVKFMLEKGLKLEEQGLFIGSAGIGLEKVQRFYPNRHLTQGFFIAKLRKV; encoded by the coding sequence TTGGAAGGGAGTGGGAAATCTTCGACCTTTGAGGCCTTTCCGGTGGAGCTGAAGGACTACTATAGAAAGCTCTTCGGGAGTGAAGCGGAGGAAATAATGGCATCATTAAGGACTCCTGTGGAGAAGTACTACATCAGGGTGAACACACTGAAGACCAGCAGGGAGAAGCTGATGCGAATCCTCAGGAGGGAAGGTTTGAAGCCCAGGAGGAGCCCATACCTCAAGGAGGGGATATACTTCGAAAGGGAGGGACCCAACTTCGAGGATAACTACGACCCGGGTTTACCCGTGGTGAGGGCCAACAAGTTCGCGAGCGAGAGCGTCTATCAGGGTGCCCACCTCTACGCCCCCGGCGTCCTTCAAGCGAATAAGGGAATAAAGCCCGGTGACGAGGTCGAGATTAGGGACCCGAGGGGCCTGCTCGTCGGAATTGGAATAGCCAGAATGAGCGGGAAGGAGATGGTCGTCTCGACGAGGGGATTAGCAGTAGAAGTAACGTTGCCGAAGTTCAAACTGCCTAGTCTGAACGAGCTCGAGAGCTTTAAGGAGGGCCTCTTCTACGCCCAAAGTTTGCCCTCCATGGTAACCGCCAGGGTCCTTGAGCCGAGCGAGGAAGATTTAATAATAGACATGGCGGCTGCACCTGGAGGAAAAACTTCTCACATAGCCCAGCTCATGCAGAATAGAGGGGAGATTATAGCGATTGACAAATCACGCAACAGGCTGAGGAAGATGGAGGAGGAACTTAATAGGCTTGGCGTAAAGAACGTGAAGATAATAAGAATGGACGCCCGAAAACTGCCGGAGCTCGGGATAAAGGCCGACAAGATACTCCTCGATGCCCCGTGCACCGCGCTAGGAATAAGACCAAAACTGTGGGAGAGCAGAACCCCAAGGGACATAAAGGCAACGGCCAAGTACCAGAGGGCCTTCATATGGGCGGCCATAAAGTCCCTGAGGAAAGATGGAGTTCTGGTTTACTCGACATGCACAATCTCGCTGGAAGAAAATGAAGCCAACGTGAAGTTCATGCTAGAGAAGGGCCTGAAACTTGAGGAGCAGGGTCTCTTCATAGGTTCAGCCGGAATAGGGCTTGAAAAAGTTCAGAGGTTTTATCCGAACAGGCATCTAACCCAGGGTTTCTTTATAGCCAAGCTTAGGAAGGTGTGA
- a CDS encoding CDP-2,3-bis-(O-geranylgeranyl)-sn-glycerol synthase, translated as MGLESVFWAFWYILPAYFANASPVLVGGGKPIDGGRKWRDGRRLLGDGKTWRGFIGGVAIGTLVGVIQYFITPCFYGSLSTAVKLAFLLSFGALFGDLVGSFFKRRANLPRGAPAIGLDQLGFLISALAFAYPVKTLSSGQIIFLLVVSPFIHWGANYLAYKMGWKSVPW; from the coding sequence ATGGGGCTGGAATCGGTGTTCTGGGCCTTCTGGTATATCCTTCCCGCTTACTTTGCCAACGCTTCGCCGGTTTTAGTTGGCGGAGGGAAGCCTATAGATGGTGGGAGAAAGTGGAGGGACGGAAGGAGGCTCCTCGGCGATGGAAAGACATGGAGGGGCTTTATAGGGGGCGTTGCTATAGGGACCCTCGTTGGGGTAATCCAGTACTTCATAACGCCGTGCTTTTACGGAAGCCTCTCGACGGCGGTGAAGCTCGCTTTTCTGCTCTCCTTTGGGGCACTCTTCGGGGACTTAGTAGGCAGTTTCTTCAAGAGGCGCGCTAACCTGCCAAGGGGTGCCCCCGCTATAGGCCTCGACCAGCTCGGCTTCCTGATAAGTGCACTTGCTTTTGCTTATCCCGTGAAAACCCTTTCCAGCGGCCAGATTATCTTCCTCCTCGTTGTTTCCCCTTTTATCCACTGGGGAGCTAATTACCTCGCCTACAAGATGGGCTGGAAGAGTGTCCCCTGGTGA
- a CDS encoding DUF3201 domain-containing protein, whose translation MKVKEIHEFLNRMWEDIFTLNEELKETLPERGFKVEDVEEVFGAYVFIDGSWEVMNYPHPAFEVKPQIEVGATPESYYFVVAIPKERLSEGFLSLFLELFPRSFIYGSENFLRDFYNWRWNGRVSPKEVLERIEKSDEKVFQFEANFGSVEALKKGLERLIDLGREWEIFDL comes from the coding sequence ATGAAAGTTAAAGAAATCCACGAGTTTCTGAACAGAATGTGGGAGGACATATTCACGCTCAACGAGGAGCTAAAAGAAACGCTCCCGGAGAGGGGGTTTAAGGTTGAAGACGTCGAAGAGGTCTTCGGGGCCTATGTCTTCATAGACGGAAGCTGGGAGGTCATGAACTACCCACACCCGGCCTTCGAGGTAAAGCCCCAGATTGAGGTAGGAGCAACGCCGGAGAGCTACTACTTCGTCGTTGCAATTCCAAAAGAAAGGCTGAGCGAGGGCTTTTTGAGCCTCTTCCTAGAGCTCTTTCCGAGGAGCTTCATCTACGGTTCCGAGAACTTCCTGAGAGATTTCTACAACTGGAGATGGAACGGGAGGGTTTCGCCGAAGGAAGTTCTAGAAAGGATTGAAAAAAGCGATGAGAAAGTTTTCCAGTTTGAGGCCAACTTCGGAAGTGTTGAAGCACTTAAAAAAGGCCTTGAGAGGCTGATTGACCTTGGAAGGGAGTGGGAAATCTTCGACCTTTGA